From Kwoniella europaea PYCC6329 chromosome 3, complete sequence, one genomic window encodes:
- a CDS encoding trehalose-phosphatase has translation MDSMHPDPAPAPPPSLSDIKAQVARLEAAHKQKGLPLSGRIIHVMHHLPVEIVRIVPAESLEAGGILSPPMTPEFKPEDVEAKVESADAKWRIHARTAHPALVSGIKSLSDTHDQILVAWTGEVLLQPDTNASPQPPSQATFPSIAQNLLAPFSTQQETLSPTSPSVPTPPPDESPLMVFGGEFNDQEKKEVETELERFTEVEQKFEEGGRLKYLPVFLPPDVSKGHYEGFCKKTLWPLFHYLLWLDSTATVPSPDPSWLAYHKTNQMFAQRVAEVYKPGDLIICHDYHLLLAPKMIREALGQVFHPNAGWGTAHPSPAAHHANKRFDWDQSQQSTPTNANNDKSKTEKLGGFLSNVGSALGQHLSVGGEHGATPVEVMIGMFMHTPWPSSEIFRCLPTRREILDGMLGANLVSFQTYSYSRHFVSTCIRVCGYESTPGGVDANGQVTAVGYCPIGLDVKRVIHDRELPGVIPKMEALRQLYKDKKIIVGREKLDVAKGVYNKLQAFEKFLQVYPEWRGKVVLIQVTTPALSESPKLERMTAELVSHINGTYGSLDFTPVHHYHQALEKDEYFGLLSVADLALITSLRDGMNTTSMEFILCQDKTNKSPLVLSEFMGTVASFQSALQINPHDLLGVAHAINKGLNMPQAEKEERHQSLLDSVNGHTSYTWAATILKQLLENVGGEHTAHQTPALDVNKFSQAYKNAKKRLMLFDYDGTLTPIVKVPSHAVPTERTLSAISTLAKDPKNVVYLISGRDGDFLEEHWGHVENLGMSAEHGSFVKQPGDEEFTNMTEALDMSWMSEVEEIFKYYTERTTGSTIEVKKASITWHYRNSDPDFGEFQCKQCLDLLESSLAPRRPIEVLVGKKNLEVRPLAVNKGEIVKRLMYENPDADLIFCAGDDKTDEDMFRSLRTVFPPGGIHTNDPIIMKPPVAVTSALDPEEVAELKDVELHIRPDEIFATTVGPPAKKTLAAWHVTCPEEVVEALETLLESQ, from the exons ATGGATTCCATGCATCCCGACCCAGCCCCCGCTCCTCCCCCTTCCTTGTCCGACATCAAAGCTCAGGTGGCTCGACTCGAGGCGGCCCACAAGCAGAAGGGCCTTCCCCTATCAGGCAGGATCATCCATGTGATGCATCATCTTCCCGTTGAGATCGTTCGAATCGTCCCCGCAGAGTCATTAGAAGCTGGTGGGATTTTATCTCCACCTATGACACCGGAATtcaaacctgaagatgttgaagCTAAAGTGGAATCTGCAGATGCTAAATGGAGGATTCACGCTAGAACCGCCCACCCAGCTTTGGTATCTGGTATAAAATCATTATCAGATACTCATGATCAAATCTTGGTAGCTTGGACAGGTGAAGTGCTTTTACAACCTGATACCAATGcatcacctcaacctccctcACAAGCCACTTTCCCCTCTATCGCCCAGAACCTCTTAGCTCCCTTTTCGACCCAGCAAGAAACTCTATCTCCTACTTCCCCAAGTGTGcctactccacctcctgATGAATCACCCTTGATGGTTTTTGGAGGTGAATTCAAcgatcaagagaagaaagaggtagaaaCGGAGTTGGAGAGGTTTACTGAGGTGGAACAGAAGTttgaggaaggtggaagattgAAGTATCTCCCTGTGTTCTTACCTCCTGATGTCAGTAAAGGCCATTACGAGGGCTTCTgtaagaaga CTCTTTGGCCATTATTCCACTATCTGCTATGGCTCGACTCTACCGCTACTGTCCCTTCACCCGACCCATCATGGTTAGCCTACCATAAGACCAATCAAATGTTCGCCCAAAGAGTTGCCGAAGTGTACAAACCTGGTGATTTAATCATCTGCCACGATTACCATCTCCTCCTAGCTCCCAAGATGATCAGAGAAGCTCTCGGCCAAGTATTCCACCCTAATGCAGGATGGGGTACCGCTCATCCTTCGCCAGCTGCGCACCACGCCAACAAGCGATTCGACTGGGATCAAAGTCAGCAAAGCACCCCTACCAATGCTAATAACGATAAGTCAAAGACGGAGAAACTCGGTGGCTTCCTTTCGAACGTTGGCTCAGCTCTTGGTCAACATCTGAGTGTCGGGGGCGAACACGGCGCTACACCCGTAGAAGTCATGATTGGAATGTTCATGCATACTCCTTGGCCAAGTTCCGAAATCTTCAGATGTCTCCCTA CTCGAAGAGAGATTCTTGATGGTATGCTCGGAGCCAATCTCGTTTCTTTCCAAACATACTCCTACTCCCGACATTTCGTATCGACATGTATCAGAGTATGTGGGTATGAGTCAACCCCTGGAGGAGTGGATGCGAATGGACAAGTTACAGCTGTAGGCTACTGTCCTATAGGATTAGATGTCAAGCGAGTCATCCACGATAGGGAATTACCAGGTGTGATACCCAAGATGGAAGCTCTCAGACAATTATacaaggacaagaagatcatcgtaggaagagagaaatTAGACGTTGCTAAAGGTGTATACAACAAACTGCAAGCTTTCGAGAAATTCTTACAAGTCTACCCTGAATGGAGAGGCAAAGTAGTTTTGATCCAGGTCACTACTCCTGCTTTGTCTGAATCACCAAAACTGGAGAGAATGACGGCCGAGTTGGTCAGTCATATCAATGGTACTTATGGTAGCTTGGACTTTACCCCAGTGCACCACTA CCACCAAGcattggagaaagatgaatattTCGGATTACTTTCCGTTGCCGACTTGGCTCTTATCACATCCCTCAGAGATGGTATGAACACCACTTCAATGGAGTTTATCTTATGCCAAGATAAGACCAACAAATCTCCTTTGGTATTATCCGAGTTTATGGGAACCGTGGCTTCTTTCCAGAGTGCTTTACAGATCAATCCCCACGATCTCCTCGGTGTCGCTCATGCGATAAATAAAGGATTGAACATGCCacaagctgagaaagaggaaagacaTCAGAGTTTACTTGATTCCGTTAATGGACATACCTCTTATACTTGGGCTGCGACGATCTTGAAGCAGTTATTGGAGAATGTTGGTGGCGAACATACTGCCCATCAGACTCCCGCTTTGGATGTCAACAAGTTTAGTCAGGCGTACAAGAACGCTAAGAAGAGGTTAATGTTGTTCGATtatgat GGAACTCTCACACCAATTGTTAAAGTACCTTCTCATGCCGTCCCGACCGAAAGAACCCTTTCGGCCATTAGTACACTCGCGAAAGATCCCAAGAACGTTGTGTACTTGATCTCAGGACGAGATGGCGATTTCTTAGAGGAACATTGGGGACACGTGGAAAACTTGGGAATGTCAGCTGAACATGGTTCTTTCGTGAAACAACctggagatgaagagttCACGAATATGACGGAAGCTCTTGATATGAGTTGGAtgagtgaggtggaagagattTTCAAGTATTATACTGAG CGAACAACCGGATCTACCATCGAGGTTAAGAAGGCTTCTATTACTTGGCATTACAGGAATTCCGATCCTGACTTTGG TGAATTCCAATGTAAACAGTGTTTGGACTTGCTCGAAAGTTCTTTAGCACCCCGACGACCTATTGAAG TCCTCGTCGGAAAGAAGAACCTCGAAGTACGACCATTGGCAGTGAACAAAGGTGAAATCGTCAAGAGATTGATGTACGAAAATCCTGATGCGGATTTAATCTTCTGTGCGGGTGATGACAAGACCGATGAAGATATGTTCCGATCTTTACGAACTGTCTTCCCACCTGGAGGCATTCATACCAATGATCCGATCATAATGAAACCACCTGTAGCTGTTACTTCCGCATTGGACCCAGAGGAAGTAGCCGAATTGAAAGATGTCGAATTGCACATTCGACCGGACGAGATATTCGCTACTACCGTTGGACCACCTGCGAAGAAGACACTGGCTGCTTGGCACGTTACTTGTCctgaggaggtggtggaggcTTTGGAAACGCTTTTGGAGTCGCAGTAG